In one window of Tellurirhabdus rosea DNA:
- a CDS encoding (2Fe-2S)-binding protein, giving the protein MATFSLTINGKKHTFEADPQMPLLWAIRDVVGLTGTKFGCGMAQCGACTVHLNGQPTRSCITPVSSVAGKKITTIEGLGTEKALHPVQQAWIEEQVPQCGYCQSGQIMAAAALLKSKPKPTDTDIDAAMQGHICRCGTYGRIRKAIHRAAELNQEVASAGK; this is encoded by the coding sequence ATGGCAACGTTTTCCCTCACAATTAATGGCAAAAAACATACGTTTGAGGCCGACCCGCAAATGCCTTTGCTCTGGGCCATCCGCGACGTCGTTGGCCTGACCGGAACGAAGTTTGGCTGTGGCATGGCCCAGTGCGGCGCCTGCACGGTCCACCTGAACGGACAGCCGACCCGTTCCTGCATTACGCCGGTATCGTCAGTGGCCGGGAAAAAAATCACCACCATCGAAGGGCTCGGCACCGAGAAAGCGCTGCATCCGGTGCAGCAGGCCTGGATTGAAGAGCAAGTCCCACAGTGCGGCTACTGCCAGTCGGGCCAGATCATGGCCGCCGCCGCTCTGCTTAAAAGTAAACCCAAGCCGACAGATACTGATATTGACGCCGCCATGCAGGGACACATCTGCCGCTGCGGAACCTACGGCCGCATCCGCAAAGCCATCCACCGGGCCGCTGAGCTGAACCAGGAAGTGGCGAGCGCGGGGAAGTAA
- a CDS encoding threonine aldolase family protein gives MIIDLRSDTITKPTPAMREAMFSAEVGDDVFGDDPSVNALEEKAARMFGMEAALFCASGTMTNQLAIRTHCRPGDDVICDVLSHIYLYEGGGIAVNALASVSLPQGERGKLTPELVRAHIQPDDIHKPATRLVSLENTINKGGGCYYTIPEIAAIRQVCDEHGLKLHLDGARLFNALVETGESPESYGNLFDSISICLSKGLGCPVGSLLLGSRDFIKQARRFRKLMGGGWRQAGFLAAAGSYALDHHVNRLKLDHARARKIGQMLEKLPEVEEIFPIETNIVIFRLPETILAADYVNQLDQKGIKAVTFGKHLVRFVTHLDFTDEMLEQLELRFR, from the coding sequence ATGATTATTGACCTCCGCAGCGACACGATCACCAAACCCACGCCCGCCATGCGGGAAGCCATGTTCAGCGCCGAAGTCGGCGACGATGTTTTTGGCGACGACCCGTCGGTGAATGCCCTTGAAGAAAAAGCAGCCCGCATGTTCGGCATGGAGGCGGCCCTGTTCTGCGCCTCCGGCACGATGACCAACCAGCTCGCGATCCGGACGCACTGCCGCCCCGGCGACGATGTGATCTGCGACGTGCTTTCCCACATCTATTTGTACGAAGGCGGCGGGATTGCCGTCAACGCGCTGGCCTCGGTGAGCCTGCCGCAGGGCGAACGGGGTAAGCTCACGCCCGAACTGGTGCGCGCGCACATCCAGCCAGACGACATTCACAAGCCGGCTACCCGCCTGGTTTCGCTCGAAAACACGATCAACAAAGGCGGCGGCTGTTACTACACGATTCCGGAGATTGCGGCCATCCGCCAGGTCTGCGACGAACACGGCCTGAAGCTGCACCTCGACGGGGCCCGACTTTTCAACGCGCTGGTCGAAACGGGCGAAAGTCCGGAATCCTACGGCAATCTGTTCGATTCGATTTCGATCTGTCTGTCCAAGGGGCTGGGCTGCCCCGTTGGCTCACTGCTGCTCGGCAGCCGGGACTTCATCAAACAGGCGCGGCGTTTCCGCAAGCTCATGGGCGGCGGCTGGCGGCAGGCGGGCTTTCTGGCAGCGGCAGGTTCGTACGCCCTTGACCATCACGTCAACCGCCTGAAACTGGACCATGCCCGGGCCCGGAAAATTGGTCAGATGCTGGAAAAACTGCCCGAAGTGGAAGAAATTTTTCCCATCGAAACAAACATCGTTATCTTCCGTCTTCCCGAAACCATCCTGGCCGCCGATTATGTTAACCAATTGGACCAGAAGGGAATTAAAGCCGTTACCTTCGGCAAACACCTCGTGCGTTTTGTGACGCACCTGGACTTTACAGACGAGATGCTGGAACAATTAGAACTACGGTTCCGCTGA
- a CDS encoding membrane or secreted protein, producing MKKAILLCFTLLLAGGLFLAFRPEASSMAGAWRQVGSGGPNVVYVLSDGYLMGTYYENNRFLGSTGGTYQTDGKQLTITIEFDTQDSTNVGQSRTFSIASLTDKQLVISADGESETYERIDQAANAPLAGLWRITGRAGNDGQISAMQRGARKTLKILSGTRFQWAAINPQTKQFSGTGGGTYTLKDGKYTETIEFFSRDNSRVGKSLTFDCEIKGNDWHHRGQSSTGGPVSEVWSREK from the coding sequence ATGAAAAAAGCAATCCTTCTCTGTTTTACGCTGTTGCTGGCGGGAGGTCTTTTCCTCGCATTCCGTCCGGAAGCAAGCAGCATGGCCGGTGCCTGGCGTCAGGTGGGCTCCGGTGGCCCCAACGTGGTGTATGTTCTTTCGGACGGCTACCTGATGGGGACGTATTACGAAAACAACCGTTTCCTGGGAAGTACCGGCGGAACCTACCAGACCGATGGCAAGCAATTGACCATCACGATTGAGTTCGATACGCAGGACAGTACGAACGTCGGGCAAAGCCGGACTTTTTCCATTGCTTCTTTGACGGATAAACAACTGGTCATCAGCGCTGACGGCGAATCGGAAACCTACGAGCGAATCGACCAGGCGGCGAACGCCCCGCTGGCCGGACTCTGGCGGATTACGGGCCGGGCCGGCAACGACGGGCAGATTTCGGCCATGCAGCGCGGAGCCCGCAAAACGCTCAAAATCCTGTCCGGAACGCGTTTTCAGTGGGCCGCCATCAACCCGCAGACGAAACAGTTTTCCGGTACGGGCGGAGGAACGTACACGCTCAAAGACGGGAAATACACCGAAACCATCGAATTTTTCAGCCGCGACAACAGCCGGGTAGGCAAGTCCCTCACCTTTGACTGTGAGATCAAGGGCAACGATTGGCACCACCGGGGGCAAAGCTCGACCGGGGGGCCGGTGAGCGAAGTCTGGAGCCGGGAGAAGTAA
- a CDS encoding GNAT family N-acetyltransferase, translated as MRIHTRNLKKSDYDDLKEAMIESYSGIGGDYWEKNLIDKLLRLFPEGQFCVEVDDKVVACALAIRVKYSDFGDSHTYYEITGGYTFDTHNPKGDWLYGLELFVHPDYRSLRLGRRLYDARKELCEQLNLKGILAGGRIPKYQQYADKLTPREYIQQVKQKEIYDPTLTFQLSNDFHVKKVLRGYLPGDTESKEFATLLEWNNIYYADEKKKKPHTDQIIRLGVVQWQMRHFPDLKAFYDQIEFFVDVVSDYKADFLVLPEFFNTPLMAQFNTLPEPQAIRKLAEYTTDVRDKLTEFAISYNVNIVGGSMPLVEEGKLYNVAYLCRRDGTFEEYRKIHITPNEVRHYGMVGGHEIRAFDTDCGKVGLLICYDVEFPELGRILAQQGAQIVFVPFLTDTQNGYYRVRNCAQARAIENECYIAISGCVGNLPNVPNMDINFAQSAVFTPSDFQFPNNAIKAEATPNTEMVMIADVDLSHLKELHEFGSVQNLKDRRTDLYEVSVKKVSRKNGKKASPDNDPEVMPSVVVVS; from the coding sequence ATGCGAATACACACCAGAAATTTGAAAAAGTCCGACTACGACGACCTCAAAGAGGCCATGATCGAGTCGTATAGCGGCATTGGCGGGGATTATTGGGAAAAAAACCTGATTGATAAACTGCTGCGCCTGTTCCCCGAAGGCCAGTTCTGCGTCGAGGTCGATGACAAGGTCGTGGCCTGCGCGCTGGCGATCCGGGTCAAGTATTCCGACTTCGGCGACTCGCACACGTACTACGAAATTACGGGCGGCTACACGTTTGATACCCACAACCCCAAGGGCGACTGGCTGTACGGGCTGGAACTGTTCGTCCACCCGGATTACCGCTCCCTTCGGCTGGGCCGACGCCTCTACGATGCCCGGAAGGAGCTGTGCGAGCAGCTGAACCTGAAAGGCATTCTGGCCGGCGGACGCATTCCGAAATACCAGCAGTACGCCGACAAGCTGACGCCCCGGGAGTACATTCAGCAGGTAAAGCAGAAGGAAATCTACGACCCGACGCTGACGTTCCAGCTGTCGAACGATTTTCACGTCAAGAAAGTCCTGCGGGGTTATCTGCCGGGCGATACCGAGTCGAAGGAATTTGCCACGCTGCTGGAATGGAACAACATTTATTACGCCGACGAAAAAAAGAAAAAGCCGCATACCGACCAGATCATCCGGCTGGGTGTGGTGCAATGGCAGATGCGCCATTTTCCGGACTTGAAGGCGTTTTACGACCAGATTGAGTTTTTCGTGGACGTGGTCAGCGACTACAAAGCGGACTTTCTCGTCCTGCCGGAATTCTTTAATACGCCCCTGATGGCGCAGTTCAACACACTGCCCGAACCACAGGCCATTCGGAAGCTGGCCGAGTACACGACCGACGTTCGGGACAAACTGACCGAATTCGCCATCTCGTACAACGTGAACATCGTCGGTGGCTCCATGCCGCTGGTCGAAGAGGGCAAGCTTTACAACGTGGCCTATTTATGCCGCCGCGACGGGACGTTCGAGGAATACCGGAAAATTCACATTACGCCCAACGAGGTCCGGCACTACGGCATGGTGGGCGGCCACGAAATCCGGGCGTTCGATACCGACTGCGGGAAGGTCGGTCTGCTGATCTGCTACGACGTGGAGTTCCCCGAACTGGGCCGGATTCTGGCCCAGCAGGGCGCGCAGATCGTTTTTGTGCCTTTCCTGACCGATACGCAGAACGGCTATTACCGAGTTCGGAACTGCGCCCAGGCCCGGGCCATCGAAAACGAGTGCTACATTGCCATCTCGGGCTGCGTGGGCAACCTGCCCAACGTCCCGAACATGGACATCAACTTTGCCCAGTCGGCCGTGTTTACGCCTTCGGATTTTCAGTTTCCCAACAACGCCATCAAGGCCGAGGCCACGCCGAATACCGAGATGGTGATGATTGCCGACGTGGACCTGTCGCATCTGAAGGAACTGCACGAATTCGGCTCGGTGCAGAACCTGAAAGACCGGCGGACGGACCTCTACGAAGTGTCGGTGAAGAAGGTTTCCCGCAAAAACGGCAAAAAAGCCTCGCCGGACAACGATCCGGAGGTGATGCCGTCGGTCGTGGTGGTCTCCTGA
- a CDS encoding NAD(P)/FAD-dependent oxidoreductase, with translation MFSYWEQQTFLSGIDVAVIGSGIVGLSAAISLKEREPSLNIAVFERGMLPSGASTRNAGFACFGSISELLMDLENGSEDEVFALIEKRYAGLQRLRQNVGDRALQFESLGGYELFDDQPFFERCADQMGCFNRRLHSLIGPEVYRRADERIAEFGFERVSHLIFNAYEGQVHTGRMMAALLDRAAALGIRIFNGAPIDGLKIEENGVGLQMPAGRVHVRKVLVATNGFARQLLPELDVTPARGQVLVTAPIPGLRLRGTFHYDKGYVYFRNIDGRVLLGGARNLDYTGEATTEFGLTDGIQQRLETLLQTVILPHQAYAVEARWSGIMGFGRQQRPIVQAVVPNVVCAVKMQGMGVALGSLTGEEGADLLLRT, from the coding sequence ATGTTCAGTTATTGGGAACAACAGACGTTTCTTTCCGGCATTGATGTGGCCGTTATCGGCAGCGGAATCGTGGGCCTGTCCGCCGCCATTTCGCTCAAAGAAAGAGAGCCGTCGCTGAACATTGCCGTTTTTGAGCGCGGGATGCTGCCCAGCGGAGCGAGTACCAGAAATGCCGGTTTTGCCTGCTTTGGCAGTATTTCGGAACTGCTGATGGATCTGGAGAACGGGTCGGAGGACGAGGTGTTTGCCCTGATCGAAAAACGGTACGCGGGTTTGCAGCGCCTGCGGCAGAACGTCGGTGACCGGGCCCTGCAGTTTGAATCGCTGGGAGGCTACGAACTGTTTGACGACCAGCCGTTCTTCGAGCGGTGCGCCGATCAGATGGGCTGCTTCAATCGCCGCCTGCATTCCCTGATCGGGCCGGAAGTCTATCGCCGCGCTGATGAACGGATCGCGGAATTTGGTTTTGAACGGGTCAGTCACCTCATCTTCAACGCGTACGAAGGGCAGGTGCATACGGGCCGGATGATGGCCGCCCTGCTCGACCGGGCCGCAGCGCTGGGCATTCGGATTTTCAATGGCGCGCCTATTGACGGGCTGAAAATCGAGGAAAACGGCGTCGGGTTACAGATGCCGGCCGGGCGGGTGCACGTCCGGAAAGTCCTGGTGGCGACCAATGGGTTTGCCCGCCAACTGTTGCCCGAACTCGACGTGACGCCCGCTCGCGGGCAGGTGCTGGTGACGGCGCCGATCCCCGGTTTGCGCCTGCGCGGCACGTTTCATTATGACAAAGGGTATGTGTATTTCCGCAACATCGACGGGCGGGTGCTGCTGGGCGGTGCCCGCAACCTGGATTATACCGGGGAGGCGACCACCGAATTCGGCCTGACGGACGGCATCCAGCAACGACTGGAAACGCTATTGCAGACGGTCATTTTACCCCATCAGGCTTATGCCGTGGAAGCCCGGTGGAGCGGCATTATGGGTTTCGGGCGGCAGCAAAGGCCCATTGTGCAGGCCGTTGTGCCGAACGTGGTCTGCGCCGTCAAGATGCAGGGAATGGGTGTTGCCCTCGGCAGCCTGACGGGCGAGGAGGGAGCGGACCTGTTGCTGAGGACTTAA
- a CDS encoding autotransporter outer membrane beta-barrel domain-containing protein: MHFLPPRLAVSASIALALSHSLFAQTKPDSVANANRCEPTEQIWRKTDAATLTPLSRSAFRQLAPDVKELQDCDTTLQTFILKRGMSPWRLAFNAGPNFAYCGSWEGTFGPNQRDNTLYNGAGIHLSTGLDYFFPQKNRLRFGLGGTFGYQNFFTRNSYKDFLVDMGRQMGIPESQIKLKNRPSEDFYLTLGPVLTYDLKRASGPVCVPYLEAALRGGVYRTDAALVGAYADGTDRLIRLVSPGSRHYRPGVNFSLGAFFPLRNNWHWGVQAQGWLTRQNYFIINGQQDVLMDYDRQHGGFNAALAVRKSFTEKKLVPRSISADCNTCAGSLSLSLTDGTQSINGRTLMTSQLTDSFKPQLSWKSSASGANEQYTVRLYYRSDADTEPRELPGLLNTTELSLPLNSAQLSQPGYYYVTVEHQQKTACGWRICSVQVGSFSIKEEPKPCPTCEVRFTFTPTRINYQARWKDKVLVCKCDESDFDTLARNRYYFSSLAIADGEPTQKVSEDGSLQLPDGFDTKFEPYLQKLASMGSRRVRVRGKRYEQISDIRPTTYEGRYVVEQLACGDRPARQLMSYDVEVVRIGDMFQIRRLKPTTPVTMQASKPTPRPVATGKAGKKKN, encoded by the coding sequence ATGCACTTCTTACCTCCAAGACTGGCGGTTTCTGCTTCCATTGCTCTGGCTCTATCCCATTCCCTCTTCGCTCAAACCAAACCGGATTCAGTCGCCAACGCCAATCGCTGCGAACCGACTGAACAGATTTGGCGCAAAACGGATGCCGCCACGCTGACTCCGCTCAGCCGTTCGGCGTTCAGGCAACTGGCACCGGATGTCAAAGAGTTGCAGGATTGCGACACCACCTTGCAGACCTTTATACTGAAGCGGGGAATGTCCCCGTGGCGACTGGCTTTCAACGCCGGACCCAATTTTGCCTACTGCGGTTCGTGGGAAGGGACATTCGGTCCCAACCAGCGGGACAACACCTTGTACAACGGCGCCGGGATTCACCTGTCTACAGGTCTTGACTACTTTTTTCCGCAAAAGAATCGGCTGCGGTTTGGACTGGGCGGGACGTTCGGGTATCAGAACTTCTTTACCCGAAACAGCTACAAGGATTTTCTGGTAGATATGGGCCGCCAGATGGGCATTCCGGAAAGTCAGATAAAACTGAAAAACCGGCCTTCCGAAGATTTTTACCTCACGCTCGGTCCCGTTCTGACCTATGATTTAAAACGGGCTTCTGGGCCTGTCTGCGTACCGTATCTGGAAGCGGCGCTTCGCGGCGGCGTTTACCGGACGGATGCGGCCCTGGTGGGTGCTTATGCCGACGGAACAGATCGCCTGATCCGGTTGGTTTCTCCGGGTTCGCGGCACTATCGCCCCGGGGTAAACTTTTCCCTGGGTGCCTTTTTTCCGCTGCGGAACAACTGGCACTGGGGCGTTCAGGCCCAGGGCTGGCTGACCCGTCAGAACTACTTCATCATTAACGGCCAGCAGGATGTCCTGATGGATTACGACCGGCAGCATGGTGGTTTTAACGCCGCGCTGGCAGTGCGTAAATCGTTCACGGAGAAGAAGCTGGTGCCGCGCAGTATATCCGCGGATTGTAACACCTGCGCCGGTAGCCTGAGCCTGTCGCTGACCGACGGAACGCAGTCCATCAACGGCCGGACGCTGATGACGAGTCAGCTGACCGATAGTTTCAAGCCGCAGCTTTCCTGGAAATCGTCCGCTTCCGGCGCCAATGAGCAGTATACGGTCCGCCTTTACTACCGGTCGGATGCTGATACGGAGCCCCGTGAACTGCCCGGTCTGCTGAACACCACGGAGCTGAGCCTTCCGCTGAACAGTGCCCAGCTGAGTCAGCCCGGTTATTACTATGTGACCGTCGAACATCAGCAGAAAACGGCCTGCGGCTGGCGCATCTGCAGCGTACAGGTTGGCAGCTTCTCGATCAAGGAAGAGCCCAAGCCCTGCCCGACCTGCGAAGTGCGATTTACGTTTACACCTACCCGGATCAACTACCAGGCCCGCTGGAAGGACAAGGTTCTTGTCTGCAAATGCGACGAGAGCGACTTCGATACGCTCGCCCGCAACCGGTACTATTTCAGTTCACTGGCCATTGCCGATGGCGAACCGACGCAGAAGGTTTCGGAGGATGGTTCGCTGCAGCTTCCCGATGGGTTTGACACGAAGTTTGAGCCCTATCTGCAGAAGTTGGCCAGCATGGGCAGCCGACGCGTTCGGGTGCGCGGCAAGCGGTACGAACAAATTTCGGACATTCGTCCGACGACCTACGAAGGACGGTACGTGGTTGAACAACTGGCCTGCGGTGATCGCCCGGCCCGGCAGCTGATGTCGTACGACGTGGAAGTGGTTCGGATAGGGGATATGTTCCAGATTCGTCGTCTGAAGCCAACCACGCCCGTGACGATGCAGGCCAGCAAGCCGACTCCCAGACCGGTAGCCACCGGCAAAGCGGGGAAGAAAAAGAACTGA
- a CDS encoding xanthine dehydrogenase family protein molybdopterin-binding subunit, which produces MTTSINRRDFLRAAGLTGTGLLLGFSARANGSAQLVNLTEPNAVLSFELHPFIVIENTGSITLINHRPDMGQGSWQAVPMMIAEELEVSLDQIKIRQSDGLRKYGDQLSGGSSTVRTGWKRLREAGAAAREMFRQTAATRWNVPVDECYAEAGTIKHRPSGKSLGYGELADDASKLTVPQKITLKSKKDFKLLGKPLPRPDVPSKVTGKAVFGMDVSVPGMLYASIEHSPAIHGKIVSINDAAAKKIPGVKAVLKAERPMPHRTSEAVAVIATNYWAALQGRRALQVKWDNGNYEQTMDSGRYTARLKEAAKKPAAPYHTAGDVAAAFEAAPKKLEAQYETPFLAHAPMEPEVAIAHVKEDGSCEIWAPVQGPDGAIQSVSAYLKIAPEKVKVNVPFLGGAFGRKAYLDFVLEAVYLSQQMKAPVKVVWTREDDVTQGPFRPAMLSAMRGAVDAGGNLVAFEHKLIGESIQRQVFKAPLGEKADDWAAEAITPHESPYQIPNAMMGWRTVETDIPIVWWRSVYPSNSSFGHESFIDELAHAAGKDPLQFRLDLLQNAEGEVAGRFRNVLTQLREKSGWDAPLKPGQGKGVAIARSFGSTCAHAFFVTKQGSGVKIDRVVSVLDCGMYVNPDNVRAQTEGNIVYGLTAAIKSPVTFSDGRANQTNFHDYQVLRFHEMPKADIHLVENEEAPGGVGEPGLPPIAPALCNAIFAAAGVRIRKLPFDITNLTA; this is translated from the coding sequence ATGACCACCTCTATAAACCGCCGCGATTTCCTCCGCGCCGCTGGCCTGACCGGGACCGGCCTGCTGCTGGGCTTCTCGGCCCGCGCCAACGGCAGCGCACAACTGGTCAACCTGACCGAACCCAATGCCGTGCTGTCCTTCGAACTCCACCCGTTCATCGTCATCGAAAACACGGGCAGCATTACCCTTATCAACCACCGGCCGGACATGGGCCAGGGCTCATGGCAGGCCGTCCCGATGATGATTGCCGAAGAACTCGAAGTGTCGCTCGATCAGATCAAAATCCGGCAGTCCGACGGGCTGCGCAAATACGGCGACCAGCTTTCGGGCGGCAGCAGCACGGTCCGGACGGGCTGGAAACGCCTCCGCGAAGCCGGAGCCGCCGCCCGCGAAATGTTCCGACAGACGGCCGCCACCCGCTGGAACGTGCCCGTGGACGAATGCTACGCCGAAGCCGGAACCATTAAACACCGGCCTTCCGGCAAAAGTCTGGGGTACGGCGAACTGGCCGACGACGCCTCGAAACTGACGGTTCCGCAAAAAATTACGCTGAAGTCCAAAAAGGATTTCAAATTGCTCGGCAAGCCGCTGCCCCGCCCGGATGTGCCGTCCAAAGTAACCGGGAAGGCCGTTTTCGGGATGGATGTAAGCGTGCCGGGCATGCTGTATGCCAGCATCGAACACAGCCCGGCCATTCACGGCAAAATCGTGTCGATCAATGATGCCGCGGCGAAAAAGATTCCCGGCGTAAAGGCCGTTCTGAAAGCCGAACGCCCGATGCCCCACCGGACGTCGGAAGCCGTGGCGGTGATTGCCACCAACTACTGGGCGGCCCTGCAGGGACGCCGCGCTCTTCAGGTGAAGTGGGATAACGGCAATTACGAGCAGACGATGGATTCGGGGCGGTACACGGCCCGTCTGAAAGAAGCCGCCAAGAAGCCCGCCGCGCCTTACCATACGGCCGGGGATGTGGCCGCCGCTTTTGAAGCCGCTCCCAAAAAGCTGGAGGCGCAGTACGAAACGCCGTTCCTGGCCCACGCGCCGATGGAACCGGAGGTCGCCATCGCCCACGTGAAAGAAGACGGAAGCTGCGAAATCTGGGCACCCGTGCAGGGACCGGACGGAGCCATTCAGAGCGTATCGGCCTACCTGAAAATTGCGCCGGAGAAGGTAAAAGTCAACGTGCCGTTCCTCGGCGGAGCTTTCGGCCGAAAGGCGTACCTGGACTTCGTGCTCGAAGCGGTTTATCTGTCCCAGCAGATGAAAGCGCCGGTCAAAGTGGTCTGGACCCGGGAAGACGATGTCACGCAGGGGCCATTCCGCCCGGCCATGCTGAGCGCCATGCGCGGCGCCGTCGATGCCGGTGGTAATCTGGTCGCCTTTGAACATAAGCTCATCGGCGAATCCATCCAGCGGCAGGTCTTCAAGGCTCCGCTGGGAGAAAAGGCCGACGACTGGGCCGCCGAAGCCATCACGCCGCACGAAAGTCCGTACCAGATTCCGAACGCCATGATGGGCTGGCGGACGGTAGAAACCGACATTCCGATTGTCTGGTGGCGCTCGGTTTACCCGTCCAACAGCAGCTTTGGACACGAAAGCTTTATCGACGAACTGGCCCATGCGGCCGGGAAAGACCCGCTGCAATTCCGGCTGGACTTACTCCAAAATGCGGAGGGCGAAGTAGCCGGCCGCTTCCGGAACGTGTTGACGCAGCTGCGCGAAAAGTCCGGCTGGGACGCTCCGCTGAAGCCGGGTCAGGGTAAAGGAGTGGCTATTGCCCGTTCGTTCGGGAGTACGTGTGCCCACGCCTTTTTTGTGACCAAACAGGGCAGTGGCGTTAAAATCGACCGCGTCGTGTCCGTGCTCGACTGTGGCATGTACGTCAACCCCGACAACGTGCGGGCACAGACCGAAGGTAACATTGTCTACGGCCTGACCGCCGCGATCAAAAGCCCGGTGACCTTCTCCGACGGCCGCGCCAACCAGACCAATTTTCATGATTATCAGGTGCTGCGCTTCCACGAAATGCCGAAAGCAGACATTCATCTGGTCGAAAACGAGGAAGCACCGGGTGGCGTGGGCGAACCGGGTCTGCCACCGATTGCCCCGGCGCTCTGCAACGCTATTTTTGCCGCGGCGGGCGTTCGCATCCGAAAATTGCCGTTTGACATAACCAATCTGACCGCATGA
- a CDS encoding RidA family protein: MKTVIPTYVRPASTDPWSYGQSIPASMPATGRRARTLTVSGFNTADDRPLFPVDLPGQLRQAARNLRLLLNHGGFASDDVVRMTLYTTHPEALTVVYSTWAKWLNKLGISPVCALVPVSRLSHPEMLVEVEVSLM; the protein is encoded by the coding sequence ATGAAGACGGTAATTCCAACGTACGTACGCCCCGCTTCCACCGACCCGTGGAGCTATGGCCAGTCCATTCCGGCCTCTATGCCCGCCACGGGTCGCCGGGCGCGGACCCTGACCGTTTCCGGTTTTAACACCGCCGACGACCGGCCGCTGTTCCCCGTTGACCTGCCCGGCCAGTTGCGCCAGGCGGCCCGTAATCTCCGGCTTCTGCTGAATCATGGCGGCTTTGCGTCCGATGACGTGGTCCGCATGACCCTGTACACAACCCACCCGGAAGCCCTCACGGTGGTCTACAGCACGTGGGCAAAGTGGCTGAACAAACTGGGGATTAGCCCGGTCTGCGCCCTTGTCCCCGTTTCCCGGCTGTCACACCCGGAGATGCTCGTGGAAGTGGAAGTGTCGCTGATGTGA
- a CDS encoding sterol desaturase family protein, giving the protein MKDLIHYAIPAFVILLTAEIIATAVQQKEYYETKDTVSSLSMGIGNVIIGLVGKVLVFGAYSLVYEFRLFTVDMTTWWAWVLLFFADDFSYYWFHRISHGSRYFWASHVVHHSSQKYNLGTALRQTWTGTLSGSFLFWIWLPLLGFHPAAVMSMQAISLLYQFWIHTEFIYKFPKPIEFIFNTPSHHRVHHATNLEYLDKNHAGILIIWDRMFGTFEEEKERPVYGLTTNLTTYNPVRIAFHEWTDMVRDVARAGSVRHALGYLFGPPGWSHDGRRKTTRQLRQERAAQSAQAPEKVV; this is encoded by the coding sequence ATGAAAGACCTCATTCACTACGCCATTCCCGCCTTTGTCATCCTGCTGACGGCCGAAATTATCGCTACGGCTGTTCAGCAGAAAGAATATTACGAGACCAAAGATACCGTCAGCAGCCTGTCGATGGGCATCGGCAACGTGATTATCGGACTGGTCGGGAAGGTGCTGGTGTTCGGAGCCTATTCGCTTGTTTACGAGTTTCGGCTTTTTACGGTCGATATGACCACCTGGTGGGCCTGGGTGCTGCTGTTTTTTGCCGACGATTTCAGCTATTACTGGTTTCACCGCATCAGCCACGGCAGCCGGTATTTCTGGGCGTCGCACGTGGTGCACCATTCCTCGCAGAAATACAATCTGGGAACGGCCCTGCGGCAAACCTGGACCGGGACCCTCAGCGGTTCGTTTCTGTTCTGGATCTGGTTGCCGCTGCTGGGCTTCCATCCGGCGGCCGTGATGAGCATGCAGGCCATCAGTCTGCTGTACCAGTTCTGGATTCACACGGAGTTTATTTACAAATTCCCCAAACCGATTGAATTTATCTTCAATACACCTTCGCACCACCGGGTTCACCACGCCACCAATCTGGAGTACCTCGACAAAAACCACGCGGGTATCCTCATCATCTGGGACCGGATGTTCGGGACGTTTGAGGAAGAAAAGGAGCGGCCGGTCTACGGGCTGACGACCAATCTTACCACCTACAACCCCGTCCGGATTGCCTTCCACGAATGGACGGACATGGTCCGGGACGTGGCCCGCGCCGGGTCGGTCCGGCATGCACTCGGGTATCTGTTCGGGCCTCCGGGCTGGAGCCATGACGGACGCCGGAAAACCACCCGGCAGCTTCGGCAGGAGAGAGCGGCGCAATCCGCCCAGGCGCCGGAAAAAGTGGTTTAA
- a CDS encoding GNAT family N-acetyltransferase, with product MTLNQAKNRFELLTDGKLSIVEFIQHGPQTLALTHTEVHPDLEGQGIGSRLVKSVLEYLEQHNLKMLPYCPFVEAYVRRHPEWNRLLSDDYYPSEEF from the coding sequence ATGACGCTTAATCAGGCCAAAAACCGGTTTGAACTGCTGACGGACGGAAAACTGTCCATTGTCGAATTCATTCAGCATGGCCCCCAGACGCTGGCTCTGACGCATACCGAAGTTCATCCCGATCTCGAAGGCCAGGGCATTGGCTCCCGGCTGGTTAAAAGCGTGCTGGAATACCTCGAACAGCATAATCTGAAGATGCTGCCTTATTGTCCTTTTGTGGAAGCGTACGTCCGCCGTCACCCGGAATGGAACCGGCTCCTGTCGGATGACTACTACCCGAGCGAGGAATTTTAA